In Microbacterium pumilum, the following proteins share a genomic window:
- the pta gene encoding phosphate acetyltransferase, translating into MAQSIFITSAEGHSGKSTVALGVLDALSHATPRVGVFRAIARSTVEPDYVLEMLLGHDGVDLPYDECIGVTYDDVRNDPDAALATIVERYKAVEGQCDAVVILGSDYTDVGSPAELAYNARIAANLGAPVLLVLGGRAAQGQPEQLGATIPRTPAEMGQIASLALAELAHGRAGLLAVVANRADPDQLAEIVASLEGVISGSPLSAGADRSVPVWALPEDRFLVAPSVRGVMRSVEGRLVKGDPDLLLREVLGVVVAGMSMVNVLPRLTESAIVVIPADRTEVLLATLLANTSGTFPSLAGIVLNGPFPLPDEIDRLIDGLGSSLPIIATDLGTYETTVRIMNTRGRLAADSQRRYDTALANFERFVDTEELARLLGLARSTVVTPLMFEYELMDRARSNRRRIVLPEGDDDRVLRAAATVLKRGIADLVILGEPFEVRARAIELGIDIQAAEVLSPFDPVHVQRFADEYERLRAHKGVTHSQAADTVTDVSYFGTLMVHLGLADGMVSGAAHTTAHTIRPAFEIIKTKPGVSVVSSVFLMELADRVLVYGDCAVIPDPTSDQLADIAISSAATAVQFGIDPRVAMLSYSTGESGSGAEVEKVRSATALVRERAPELLVEGPIQYDAAADAAVAAAKMPGSSVAGRATVFIFPDLNTGNNTYKAVQRSAGAVAIGPVLQGLNRPINDLSRGALVDDIVNTIAITAIQAQGETPA; encoded by the coding sequence GTGGCGCAGAGCATCTTCATCACGTCGGCAGAAGGTCACTCGGGCAAATCCACGGTCGCACTGGGCGTCCTGGACGCCTTGAGCCACGCAACCCCGCGCGTCGGAGTGTTCCGCGCCATCGCCCGCTCCACCGTCGAACCCGACTACGTGCTCGAGATGCTGCTCGGCCACGACGGCGTCGACCTGCCGTACGACGAGTGCATCGGGGTCACGTACGACGACGTGCGGAACGATCCGGATGCCGCGCTCGCGACGATCGTGGAGCGCTACAAGGCGGTCGAGGGCCAGTGCGACGCGGTCGTGATCCTGGGCAGTGACTACACGGATGTCGGCAGCCCGGCCGAGCTCGCCTACAACGCCCGCATCGCCGCCAACCTCGGTGCACCCGTGCTCCTGGTGCTCGGCGGACGCGCGGCCCAGGGCCAGCCCGAGCAGCTCGGCGCCACCATCCCTCGCACCCCCGCCGAGATGGGTCAGATCGCATCGCTCGCCCTCGCCGAACTCGCGCACGGTCGCGCGGGCCTGCTCGCCGTCGTGGCCAACCGCGCCGACCCCGACCAGCTCGCCGAGATCGTCGCATCCCTCGAAGGGGTCATCTCCGGCTCGCCGCTCTCGGCCGGAGCCGACCGCTCGGTGCCCGTGTGGGCACTCCCCGAAGACCGGTTCCTCGTCGCGCCGTCGGTGCGCGGGGTGATGCGGTCGGTCGAGGGCCGGCTCGTGAAGGGCGACCCCGACCTGCTGCTGCGCGAAGTGCTCGGCGTCGTCGTCGCCGGCATGTCGATGGTCAACGTCCTGCCCCGGCTGACCGAGAGCGCGATCGTCGTCATCCCCGCCGACCGCACGGAAGTGCTGCTGGCTACGCTGCTCGCCAACACATCGGGCACCTTCCCCTCGCTCGCGGGGATCGTGCTGAACGGACCGTTCCCGCTGCCGGACGAGATCGACCGCCTGATCGACGGGCTCGGGTCGTCGCTGCCGATCATCGCGACCGACCTCGGCACCTACGAGACCACCGTGCGCATCATGAACACGCGCGGGCGCCTCGCGGCGGACTCGCAGCGGCGCTACGACACCGCGCTCGCGAACTTCGAGCGCTTCGTCGACACCGAGGAGCTCGCGCGCCTGCTGGGGCTCGCGCGCTCGACGGTCGTCACTCCGCTCATGTTCGAGTACGAGTTGATGGATCGCGCGCGCTCGAATCGCCGCCGGATCGTCTTGCCCGAAGGCGATGACGACCGGGTGCTTCGGGCGGCGGCGACCGTCCTCAAGCGCGGTATCGCCGACCTCGTGATCCTTGGCGAGCCGTTCGAGGTCCGCGCCCGCGCGATCGAGCTCGGCATCGACATCCAGGCCGCAGAGGTGCTCTCGCCCTTCGACCCGGTGCACGTGCAGCGCTTCGCGGACGAGTATGAGCGCCTCCGGGCGCACAAGGGGGTCACGCACTCGCAGGCGGCCGACACGGTGACGGATGTCTCGTACTTCGGCACCCTCATGGTCCACCTCGGCTTGGCCGACGGCATGGTGTCGGGCGCCGCCCACACGACGGCTCACACGATCCGCCCGGCGTTCGAGATCATCAAGACCAAGCCAGGAGTGTCGGTGGTGTCGTCAGTGTTCCTCATGGAGCTCGCCGACCGGGTGCTGGTCTACGGCGACTGCGCCGTCATCCCCGACCCGACATCCGACCAGCTCGCCGATATCGCGATCTCGTCGGCCGCGACGGCCGTCCAGTTCGGAATCGACCCGCGCGTTGCGATGCTCTCGTACTCGACGGGCGAGTCGGGGTCGGGCGCCGAGGTCGAGAAGGTGCGGTCGGCGACCGCGCTGGTGCGCGAACGAGCGCCCGAGCTGCTGGTCGAGGGACCCATCCAGTACGACGCGGCCGCGGATGCCGCGGTCGCAGCCGCGAAGATGCCTGGTTCGTCGGTGGCCGGTCGGGCGACCGTGTTCATATTCCCCGACCTCAACACGGGCAACAACACGTACAAGGCGGTGCAGCGCTCGGCGGGAGCCGTGGCGATCGGGCCGGTGCTGCAGGGTCTCAACAGGCCGATCAACGACCTTTCGCGCGGAGCACTCGTGGACGACATCGTGAACACCATCGCGATCACCGCGATCCAGGCGCAGGGAGAGACCCCAGCATGA
- a CDS encoding NUDIX domain-containing protein, which yields MPPSPPTPGIDVPDHRGRTALDRTGRDLDRNPDVKVTDVELLATAWHVLRRTTFEYTDAAGTTSTQQRETYDRGNGATVLLYDPHRRTVLLTRQFRYPVYVNDHPDGMLVETPAGLLDDDDPVTAIRREAAEETGLEIGEVEHVYDVYMSPGSVTERVHFFAAPYDGSVREHDRAGLLDEGEDIELVELGIEEANAWIRDGRIQDAKTIMLLQWAVLDGPFSTGRAQPWDDGR from the coding sequence ATGCCGCCATCGCCACCCACCCCGGGCATCGACGTTCCCGACCACCGCGGGCGCACCGCACTCGACCGGACGGGACGTGATCTCGACCGGAATCCTGACGTGAAGGTGACGGATGTCGAGCTGCTCGCGACCGCGTGGCACGTGCTGCGCAGAACGACGTTCGAGTACACGGATGCCGCGGGCACCACATCCACCCAGCAGCGCGAGACATACGACCGGGGCAACGGCGCGACCGTCCTGCTGTACGACCCCCACCGGCGCACCGTCCTGCTCACGCGGCAGTTCCGCTACCCCGTGTACGTCAACGACCACCCGGACGGAATGCTCGTCGAGACGCCGGCGGGTCTGCTCGACGACGACGACCCCGTGACCGCGATCCGCCGTGAGGCCGCTGAGGAGACCGGGCTCGAGATCGGCGAGGTCGAGCACGTGTACGACGTGTACATGAGCCCCGGATCGGTGACCGAGCGCGTGCACTTCTTCGCCGCGCCGTACGACGGCTCGGTGCGCGAGCACGATCGCGCTGGACTGCTCGACGAGGGCGAAGACATCGAGCTCGTCGAGCTCGGCATCGAGGAGGCCAACGCGTGGATCCGCGATGGTCGCATCCAGGATGCGAAGACCATCATGCTGCTGCAGTGGGCGGTGCTCGACGGACCGTTCTCGACGGGTCGTGCACAGCCGTGGGATGACGGTCGCTGA
- a CDS encoding DUF5671 domain-containing protein, with protein sequence MSAAPARASGGAGTVIRRIILFSILYALVVVAAIGLSGLIERVIGAPSVIVGDDSGLARSLAFTFIGVPLAGVLWWWQRRRLADPGERASLVWALYLTAMSLTSLIVATVSIASAANAGIDGEWRPGELAAGTVWAGVWLWHRHMRLSAATAPTRLAELPVELGALYGLIAGATGAIAAVASLISEALVDVGAQLVASQDWYVPVLQGIVWCLIGGLVWWWHWFRDHGRTASGAFAGVLLVIVIGAATATTLFSIGTALFVLLRVLFDSDPIGEVLSPLDVAIAATLIGAIVWIYHAQELATRSERTRRAARLVISAIALIGAASGFGVIVNALLATLGPTLVDDDPRTLLLGGISALVVSGPAWWLAWRPDRPTSADAADQPRRVYLVAVFGASAVVALVTLLIIGFRVFEFALDVGEGGGLVERIRAPLGLLSATVLVFGYHFAVWRHDRALAPAAPTAPRREIGRVILVTAGEPGDGPARIRETTGAAVTVWAAADAEARLDDEGLTGLLESLTDVTAPRVLVIAQPGGGASVVPLAD encoded by the coding sequence ATGTCGGCGGCCCCCGCACGCGCCTCCGGCGGAGCGGGCACCGTCATCCGACGGATCATCCTGTTCTCAATCCTCTACGCGCTCGTCGTCGTCGCGGCGATCGGACTGAGCGGCCTCATCGAGCGCGTGATCGGCGCGCCGAGCGTCATCGTCGGCGACGACTCGGGCCTGGCCCGGTCGCTGGCCTTCACCTTCATCGGCGTGCCGCTCGCCGGGGTCCTCTGGTGGTGGCAGCGTCGCCGGCTCGCCGATCCGGGGGAGCGGGCCTCGCTCGTCTGGGCGCTGTACCTCACCGCGATGTCGCTGACGTCGCTCATCGTCGCGACGGTCTCGATCGCGTCGGCGGCCAACGCGGGCATCGACGGCGAGTGGCGGCCGGGCGAGCTCGCGGCGGGCACCGTCTGGGCGGGGGTCTGGCTCTGGCACCGCCACATGCGCCTGAGCGCCGCGACTGCTCCCACCCGCCTCGCCGAGCTGCCCGTCGAGCTGGGAGCGCTGTACGGACTCATCGCCGGCGCAACAGGAGCGATCGCCGCGGTCGCCTCCCTCATCTCCGAGGCGCTCGTCGACGTCGGCGCACAGCTCGTGGCATCGCAGGACTGGTACGTCCCGGTGCTGCAAGGAATCGTGTGGTGCCTCATCGGAGGGCTGGTGTGGTGGTGGCACTGGTTCCGCGACCATGGGCGCACCGCATCCGGAGCCTTCGCCGGAGTGCTGCTGGTCATCGTGATCGGCGCGGCGACGGCGACGACGCTGTTCTCGATCGGAACCGCGCTGTTCGTGCTCCTTCGTGTGCTGTTCGACTCGGACCCCATCGGCGAGGTGCTCAGCCCGCTGGATGTCGCGATTGCTGCGACGCTCATCGGCGCCATCGTGTGGATCTACCACGCACAGGAGCTCGCCACGCGGTCGGAGAGGACGCGCAGGGCGGCGCGACTCGTGATCTCGGCGATCGCCCTCATCGGCGCGGCGAGCGGGTTCGGTGTGATCGTCAACGCCCTGCTGGCGACGCTGGGTCCGACGCTCGTGGACGACGATCCGCGCACCCTGCTGCTCGGCGGAATCAGCGCGCTCGTGGTGAGCGGACCCGCCTGGTGGCTCGCGTGGCGTCCCGATCGACCGACATCGGCGGATGCGGCAGACCAGCCTCGCCGTGTCTATCTCGTCGCGGTGTTCGGGGCAAGCGCGGTCGTGGCGCTCGTGACGCTGCTCATCATCGGCTTCCGGGTGTTCGAATTCGCGCTCGACGTCGGCGAAGGCGGCGGCCTGGTCGAACGCATCCGCGCACCGCTCGGACTGCTGAGCGCCACCGTCCTCGTCTTCGGGTACCACTTCGCGGTGTGGCGTCACGATCGCGCACTCGCTCCGGCCGCCCCTACGGCGCCGCGACGCGAGATCGGGCGCGTCATCCTGGTGACGGCGGGCGAACCCGGCGACGGGCCCGCGCGGATTCGCGAGACCACCGGAGCGGCCGTCACCGTCTGGGCGGCAGCGGATGCCGAGGCGCGCCTCGACGACGAGGGGTTGACCGGACTGCTCGAGTCACTGACCGACGTCACCGCACCTCGGGTGCTCGTCATCGCCCAGCCGGGCGGGGGAGCGAGCGTCGTGCCGCTGGCCGATTGA
- a CDS encoding AAA family ATPase: protein MTAEKFERVTDAILASVGRVIDGKPEAVRSALVTFLAEGHLLIEDVPGVGKTMLARALAASVDATVRRIQFTPDLLPGDVTGVSVFNPVDREFEFKQGAIFANIVIADEINRSSPKTQSALLEAMEEGQVTVDGQTHPLPEPFLVVATQNPLEMEGTYALPEAQRDRFMMRISMGYPDNRSEALMLRQRDTANPLEDLVPVVTSEQVTELVAWSRAVHVAPPIEDYAVALSHATRTHSDLRLGASPRATLQLVRAAKVWAALDGRGFVIPDDIAALLAPVFAHRLIPTRSAGGARARGTTDAITSILHRIAASVRVPIAPRQ from the coding sequence ATGACCGCCGAGAAGTTCGAACGGGTGACCGACGCCATCCTGGCGTCGGTGGGCAGAGTCATCGACGGCAAGCCGGAGGCGGTGCGAAGCGCCCTCGTGACATTCCTCGCAGAGGGGCACCTTCTGATCGAGGACGTTCCGGGGGTCGGCAAGACCATGCTGGCCCGCGCGCTCGCGGCATCCGTCGACGCCACGGTCCGCCGCATCCAGTTCACGCCCGATCTGCTCCCCGGCGACGTGACCGGCGTGAGCGTCTTCAACCCGGTCGATCGCGAGTTCGAGTTCAAGCAGGGCGCGATCTTCGCGAACATCGTGATCGCCGACGAGATCAACCGCTCCTCACCCAAGACCCAGTCGGCGCTCCTCGAGGCGATGGAGGAGGGCCAGGTGACGGTGGACGGTCAGACGCACCCGCTGCCCGAGCCGTTCCTCGTCGTCGCGACGCAGAACCCCCTCGAGATGGAGGGCACCTACGCCCTCCCCGAAGCGCAGCGCGATCGCTTCATGATGCGCATCTCGATGGGCTACCCCGACAATCGCTCCGAAGCGCTGATGCTGCGTCAGCGCGACACCGCCAATCCGCTGGAAGACCTCGTGCCCGTCGTCACATCCGAGCAGGTGACGGAACTCGTCGCGTGGTCGCGCGCCGTGCACGTCGCACCCCCGATCGAGGACTACGCGGTGGCGCTCTCGCACGCGACGCGCACGCACTCCGACCTCCGCCTCGGTGCGAGCCCCCGCGCGACCCTTCAGCTGGTACGCGCGGCGAAGGTGTGGGCGGCTCTCGACGGCCGGGGCTTCGTCATCCCGGACGACATCGCCGCGCTCCTCGCGCCGGTGTTCGCGCACCGGCTGATCCCGACGCGCTCTGCGGGTGGAGCGCGAGCGCGAGGCACGACCGACGCGATCACTTCGATCCTGCACCGCATAGCCGCAAGCGTCCGGGTGCCGATCGCCCCCAGGCAATGA
- a CDS encoding DUF58 domain-containing protein has protein sequence MRRLWPLTVRGTGALILGLTCFVVAGETGVHELVYFGILLLAVLGASIASLYLARRSDVVTRSLVPDVATVGQEALVSVRVGVRTAVPTPPGTWLDTIPKGLSGKAEGVFPALGSGLRGSDRVVDLSYTVRGMKRGVHPIGPLMVRSTDPFGLARRSNVFGQKTQVTVAPATVDLPPLTDYAGAAGGTLHTTTNQLGQGADNLVARTYVPGDSMRRIHWRATAHRDSLMVRQEEQESTPEASVVIDRGVLRWSTEAMFAPGADPGFETAVVTCVSAVARLVHDGYAVEVLDTDGTVLAERIDGSDMAEVDILLAQFATITARRDDSLGRLTRMFAGVTTGPIVLIVGRFDPADVELIAPVAHHSSLPMLFAVAPVGDALDRAADIGWRVGVIDPDADLAVAWAGAVGRGMSHAFG, from the coding sequence ATGAGACGTCTGTGGCCCCTCACCGTTCGTGGCACCGGCGCGCTCATCCTCGGCCTCACATGCTTCGTCGTGGCCGGCGAGACAGGTGTGCACGAACTCGTCTACTTCGGCATCCTGCTGCTCGCGGTGCTCGGCGCGAGCATCGCATCGCTGTACCTGGCGCGCCGGTCGGATGTCGTGACACGGTCGCTGGTCCCGGATGTCGCGACCGTCGGTCAGGAGGCACTCGTCAGCGTGCGGGTCGGCGTGCGAACCGCCGTGCCCACCCCGCCCGGAACATGGCTCGACACGATTCCCAAGGGCCTCTCGGGTAAGGCCGAAGGTGTCTTTCCTGCGCTCGGATCAGGGCTGCGGGGCAGTGACCGCGTCGTCGACCTGTCATATACGGTTCGCGGCATGAAGCGAGGCGTGCACCCCATCGGCCCGCTGATGGTGCGCTCGACAGACCCGTTCGGGCTCGCTCGGCGCAGCAACGTCTTCGGCCAGAAGACCCAGGTGACCGTAGCGCCGGCCACCGTCGACCTGCCACCCCTCACCGATTACGCAGGTGCTGCCGGCGGCACGCTGCACACCACCACGAACCAGCTCGGCCAGGGCGCCGACAACCTCGTCGCCCGGACATACGTGCCCGGCGACTCGATGCGCCGCATCCATTGGCGCGCGACCGCTCACCGCGATTCGCTCATGGTCCGGCAAGAGGAGCAGGAATCGACGCCGGAGGCGAGCGTCGTCATCGATCGGGGCGTCCTGCGCTGGTCCACCGAGGCGATGTTCGCGCCTGGCGCCGATCCGGGATTCGAGACGGCCGTCGTCACGTGCGTTTCGGCGGTCGCGCGACTCGTGCACGACGGTTATGCGGTCGAGGTGCTCGATACCGACGGCACGGTTCTCGCCGAGCGCATCGACGGCAGCGACATGGCAGAGGTCGACATCCTGCTCGCGCAGTTCGCCACGATCACAGCGCGTCGGGACGACAGTCTCGGCCGACTCACGCGGATGTTCGCGGGGGTGACGACCGGTCCAATCGTCCTCATCGTCGGGCGCTTCGACCCGGCGGATGTCGAGCTGATCGCCCCCGTCGCGCACCACAGCAGCCTGCCTATGCTGTTCGCCGTCGCTCCCGTCGGCGATGCGCTTGACCGGGCCGCCGACATCGGCTGGCGGGTCGGAGTCATCGATCCGGACGCGGATCTCGCCGTCGCGTGGGCGGGCGCGGTCGGACGAGGGATGAGCCATGCTTTCGGCTGA